Proteins encoded in a region of the Leifsonia sp. PS1209 genome:
- a CDS encoding lyase family protein — protein MTDGDVGILDPAVAASGGAALCTDLAVVQAMLDTEFAWAQVLVEHGIGDAAWLPVIEDACAVERYDLAAIAADAAGGGNALIPLLARLRATTAERSPEAAAFLHLGATSQDIVDTALLLVATRTLTATASALDATADALVTLVGEHRSTLMVARTLAQHSLPSTFALKAAHWLAGITAARSRLSALLPTLPLQWGGAAGTLASLDTLRGVDTLALVDALAARLGLAAPVAPWQTNRWPVLRAGGAAAEAVAACAVIGADVALLSRPEFGELSEPRADGRGVSSAMPQKQNPVLSVLLKREGLRVGLDLGALTAAAAATVDERSDGGWHAEWTPLRSLVRSAAVSAELAAELAGGLGVHPERMRQNLGLAGPVLLSERVVAVLGRALADRGDHDGPRDVRAAMTAARDAATGDTGDTGAIERSLLATLGADRLAAALGGTTLSDLLDPAGYLGRADDFCVRIVAEATTRTPLGKEPRA, from the coding sequence ATGACCGACGGAGACGTCGGCATCCTCGATCCGGCGGTAGCGGCATCCGGTGGCGCGGCGCTCTGCACGGACCTGGCCGTGGTGCAGGCCATGCTGGACACCGAGTTCGCCTGGGCGCAGGTGCTGGTCGAGCACGGCATCGGCGACGCGGCCTGGCTGCCGGTCATCGAGGATGCCTGCGCCGTCGAGCGGTATGACCTGGCCGCCATCGCCGCGGACGCGGCGGGCGGGGGCAACGCGCTCATCCCGCTGCTCGCGCGGCTCAGGGCGACGACGGCCGAGCGGTCGCCGGAGGCCGCGGCGTTCCTGCACCTCGGGGCGACCAGTCAGGACATCGTCGACACGGCGCTGCTGCTGGTCGCCACTCGGACGCTCACTGCGACCGCGTCCGCTCTGGATGCGACGGCCGACGCCCTGGTGACCTTGGTGGGCGAGCACCGGTCGACGCTGATGGTCGCGCGGACGCTCGCGCAGCACTCGCTGCCGTCCACCTTCGCCCTCAAGGCGGCGCACTGGCTGGCCGGGATCACGGCAGCGCGGAGCCGGCTGAGCGCGCTGCTTCCGACGCTCCCGCTGCAGTGGGGTGGCGCGGCGGGCACGCTGGCGTCGCTCGACACCCTGCGCGGCGTGGACACGCTCGCCCTGGTGGATGCTCTGGCCGCACGCCTCGGGCTGGCCGCGCCGGTCGCGCCCTGGCAGACGAACCGGTGGCCGGTGCTGCGCGCCGGAGGAGCGGCGGCCGAGGCGGTGGCGGCGTGCGCGGTGATCGGCGCGGACGTCGCACTCCTCAGCCGTCCGGAGTTCGGAGAACTGTCCGAGCCGCGCGCCGACGGCCGCGGGGTGTCGTCCGCGATGCCGCAGAAACAGAACCCGGTGCTCTCCGTCCTGCTCAAGCGGGAGGGGCTGCGGGTCGGGCTCGACCTCGGCGCGCTGACCGCCGCCGCCGCCGCGACCGTGGACGAACGCTCGGACGGCGGCTGGCACGCCGAGTGGACGCCGCTGCGGTCGCTCGTGCGCTCGGCGGCGGTGTCTGCGGAACTCGCGGCCGAACTGGCCGGCGGACTGGGCGTGCATCCGGAGCGGATGCGGCAGAACCTCGGGCTGGCCGGTCCCGTGCTGTTGAGCGAGCGGGTCGTGGCCGTGCTCGGCCGGGCTCTCGCCGACCGGGGCGACCACGACGGTCCGCGTGACGTGCGGGCGGCGATGACCGCAGCACGGGATGCGGCCACCGGCGACACCGGCGACACCGGCGCCATCGAGCGTTCCCTGCTCGCTACGCTCGGGGCGGACCGGCTCGCCGCCGCGCTCGGCGGCACGACGCTGAGCGACCTGCTCGATCCGGCGGGCTACCTCGGCAGGGCCGACGACTTCTGCGTCAGGATCGTGGCGGAGGCGACCACACGGACACCCCTCGGCAAGGAGCCACGCGCATGA
- the pcaG gene encoding protocatechuate 3,4-dioxygenase subunit alpha has product MSTALAPTPGQTVGPFYGYALPFAGDSELTPPGAAGTIRLHGTVTDGAGVPVQDAILELWQADEHGAVPRATGSLRRDGHTFTGWGRAATDDDGHYTFSTRTPGPTEQGAPAFFAVLVFARGLLDKLHTRAYLPDDETALAADAFLAALPEDRRGTLIAEREPDGSLLFDIRLQGDDETVFIDFGGDRR; this is encoded by the coding sequence ATGAGCACAGCGCTCGCCCCCACGCCCGGCCAGACCGTCGGCCCGTTCTACGGCTACGCCCTCCCGTTCGCCGGCGATTCCGAGCTCACCCCGCCGGGGGCGGCAGGCACCATCCGGCTGCACGGCACGGTCACCGACGGAGCGGGCGTGCCCGTGCAGGACGCCATCCTCGAACTCTGGCAGGCCGACGAGCACGGAGCAGTGCCCCGCGCCACCGGCTCCCTCCGCCGGGACGGCCACACCTTCACCGGATGGGGGCGAGCGGCCACCGACGACGACGGCCACTACACCTTCAGCACCCGCACACCCGGACCGACCGAGCAGGGCGCGCCCGCCTTCTTCGCCGTGCTGGTATTCGCCAGAGGACTCCTCGACAAGCTGCACACCCGCGCATACCTCCCCGACGACGAGACGGCGCTCGCCGCAGACGCCTTCCTCGCCGCGCTGCCGGAGGACAGGCGAGGCACGCTGATCGCCGAGCGGGAGCCGGACGGCTCGCTGCTGTTCGACATCCGGTTGCAGGGCGACGACGAGACCGTGTTCATCGACTTCGGCGGCGACCGGCGATGA
- the pcaH gene encoding protocatechuate 3,4-dioxygenase subunit beta gives MSPTTPPTTPPTPPNPLRPQSELSAEIQAIHAAYADGRAAGTPEERGTRRDFPPYRSSLLRHPTKDLRHTDPETIELWSPAFGHRDVHPLEADLTIQHNGEPLGERMVVTGRVLDGDGRPVRGQLVEIWQANSAGRYIHKRDQHPAPLDPNFTGVGRCITGADGSYRFTTIKPGPYPWKNHHNAWRPAHIHFSLFGTDFTQRMITQMYFPGDPLFALDPIYQSIVDQGARDRLVARYDHAVTTHEWATGYSWDIVLSGSGRTWMEPEGDDE, from the coding sequence ATGTCACCCACGACCCCACCCACGACGCCACCCACCCCACCGAACCCGCTCCGGCCGCAGTCGGAGCTGAGCGCGGAGATCCAGGCCATCCACGCCGCATACGCGGACGGGCGGGCGGCAGGCACGCCCGAGGAGCGCGGCACGCGGCGTGACTTCCCGCCGTACCGCAGCTCCCTGCTGCGCCATCCGACCAAAGACCTCCGGCACACCGACCCGGAGACCATCGAGCTGTGGTCGCCCGCGTTCGGCCACCGGGATGTGCACCCGCTCGAGGCCGACCTCACCATCCAGCACAACGGGGAGCCCCTCGGCGAGCGGATGGTCGTGACCGGCCGGGTGCTCGACGGGGACGGCAGACCGGTGCGCGGCCAGCTGGTGGAGATCTGGCAGGCCAACTCCGCCGGGCGATACATCCACAAGCGCGACCAGCACCCCGCCCCGCTCGACCCCAACTTCACCGGGGTGGGACGCTGCATCACGGGGGCGGACGGCAGCTACCGCTTCACGACGATCAAGCCGGGCCCGTACCCCTGGAAGAACCACCACAACGCGTGGCGTCCGGCCCACATCCACTTCTCCCTGTTCGGCACGGACTTCACCCAGCGGATGATCACGCAGATGTACTTCCCCGGCGATCCGCTGTTCGCCCTCGACCCGATCTACCAGTCGATCGTCGACCAGGGGGCGCGCGACCGGCTCGTCGCCCGGTACGACCACGCCGTCACGACGCACGAGTGGGCGACCGGGTACAGCTGGGACATCGTGCTCAGCGGCTCGGGGCGTACCTGGATGGAACCAGAAGGAGACGACGAATGA
- a CDS encoding 4-hydroxybenzoate 3-monooxygenase, which produces MAARKESTRVAIVGGGPAGLMLSHLLARDGIDSVVVERRTRAEIHATVRAGILEPGSVRMLVESGASRRVLEKGDRHDGIELRIDGDGHRIDFQDLVGQSAWLYPQTDVFADLADARERDGGDVRYAVQDVTVVGVTDAHPLVVFTEDDGSAVELSCDVVIGADGSRSACRKLIPDAQRRSYFREYPFAWFGILTEAPHSAEELIYAASDRGFALISQRSETVQRMYFQCDPGEDADQWSDARIWDELQSRVAGNGFSLAEGPITDRVVLPFRSFVCEPLRHGSLFLAGDAGHTVPPTGAKGLNLALADVGVLHEALAELLLGGSASGVDSYSDRALARVWKSQHFSYWMTTLLHEQPGASDFDRRRQRGELESIASSRAGSAFLAEGYTGWQHAAVAQPVA; this is translated from the coding sequence ATGGCAGCGCGCAAAGAATCGACCAGGGTCGCGATCGTCGGCGGTGGCCCGGCCGGTCTGATGCTCTCGCACCTCCTCGCGAGAGACGGCATCGACAGCGTCGTCGTCGAGCGGCGCACACGGGCCGAGATTCACGCGACGGTGCGTGCGGGCATCCTGGAACCCGGCAGCGTCCGGATGCTGGTGGAGTCCGGCGCCTCCCGACGCGTGCTGGAGAAGGGCGACAGGCACGACGGCATCGAACTGCGCATCGACGGCGACGGCCACCGGATCGACTTCCAGGACCTCGTCGGCCAGTCGGCGTGGCTCTACCCGCAGACCGACGTGTTCGCCGACCTCGCCGACGCCCGCGAACGCGACGGCGGCGACGTGCGCTACGCGGTGCAGGACGTGACGGTGGTAGGGGTGACGGACGCGCATCCGCTCGTCGTGTTCACCGAGGACGACGGTTCTGCCGTCGAGCTGAGCTGCGACGTGGTGATCGGCGCCGACGGCTCGCGCAGCGCCTGCCGCAAGCTGATCCCGGATGCGCAGCGCCGCAGCTACTTCCGTGAGTACCCATTCGCGTGGTTCGGCATCCTCACTGAGGCGCCGCACAGCGCGGAGGAGCTCATCTACGCCGCATCGGACCGCGGCTTCGCGCTCATCAGCCAGCGCAGCGAGACCGTTCAGCGCATGTACTTCCAGTGCGACCCCGGCGAGGACGCCGACCAGTGGAGTGACGCACGCATCTGGGACGAGCTGCAGAGCCGCGTCGCAGGCAACGGCTTCTCCCTCGCCGAGGGACCGATCACCGACCGCGTCGTACTCCCATTCCGCAGCTTCGTCTGCGAACCACTCAGGCACGGTTCGCTGTTCCTCGCGGGCGACGCCGGACACACCGTGCCTCCGACGGGCGCCAAGGGGCTGAACCTGGCGCTCGCCGACGTGGGAGTGCTGCACGAGGCGCTGGCCGAACTGCTGCTCGGCGGGAGCGCGTCCGGCGTGGACAGCTACAGCGACCGTGCTCTGGCCAGGGTGTGGAAGAGCCAGCACTTCTCGTACTGGATGACGACGCTCCTGCACGAGCAGCCGGGCGCGAGCGATTTCGACAGGCGCAGGCAACGCGGCGAGCTGGAGTCCATCGCCTCCTCCCGCGCAGGCTCGGCGTTCCTCGCGGAAGGCTACACCGGCTGGCAGCATGCCGCCGTCGCGCAGCCCGTCGCCTGA
- a CDS encoding IclR family transcriptional regulator, producing MANSPSGESLITRLVRILSTLDSGHPPMNATAIARLADLPVATVHRLVAELSAIGWLVKDEQGRIGLGLDLWELAHRARSPYTHLLTIARPAMQEVQRVVGQNTQLGVLTADGDEVLYLECYAGEGSVENAATTATRLPAYRSSAGHAIVAFADRAVREGFIADWEQSLPGLRHRLAGVRTSGHAVVEGMMHPDTAGVSVPVREPGLEVVAALSVVVPRDLAVIAAVIGPLTEGAERITAALRVDALAVLNEREGRSAARPS from the coding sequence GTGGCCAATTCGCCGTCGGGGGAGTCGCTGATCACGCGGCTCGTCCGCATCCTGAGCACGCTCGACTCCGGGCACCCGCCGATGAACGCGACCGCCATCGCCCGGCTCGCCGACCTCCCGGTGGCGACCGTGCACCGGCTGGTCGCCGAGCTGAGCGCGATCGGCTGGCTGGTGAAGGACGAGCAGGGCAGGATCGGCCTGGGCCTCGACCTCTGGGAGCTCGCCCACCGTGCCCGCTCGCCGTACACGCACCTGCTCACGATCGCGCGCCCCGCCATGCAGGAGGTGCAGCGGGTGGTCGGGCAGAACACCCAGCTCGGCGTGCTCACCGCGGACGGCGACGAGGTGCTCTACCTCGAGTGCTACGCGGGCGAGGGGTCGGTGGAGAACGCGGCGACGACGGCGACCCGGCTTCCCGCATACCGGTCGTCGGCCGGGCACGCGATCGTCGCGTTCGCCGACCGCGCGGTGCGGGAGGGCTTCATCGCGGACTGGGAGCAGAGTCTGCCCGGCCTCCGGCACCGGCTGGCCGGGGTGCGCACGAGCGGCCACGCCGTCGTGGAGGGGATGATGCATCCGGACACCGCCGGGGTCTCCGTGCCGGTGCGCGAGCCAGGGCTCGAGGTGGTGGCGGCGCTCAGCGTGGTCGTGCCGCGGGACCTCGCCGTGATCGCCGCGGTGATCGGGCCGCTGACCGAGGGTGCTGAGCGGATCACCGCAGCGCTGCGGGTCGACGCGCTCGCCGTTCTCAATGAACGAGAAGGGCGCTCCGCCGCTCGGCCGTCCTGA